From Onychostoma macrolepis isolate SWU-2019 chromosome 05, ASM1243209v1, whole genome shotgun sequence:
ccTCTATGTCATTTTTCCCTTTATAATGCGTATATGTCACACAGAGAAAACCTCAAGTTGGAGTGATATCATTGTTCTTGCTTGAAAATGCTATAATGTAAAGGACAGCATTCTTAGCATATATGCCTACATGAGTgtatctgtgtctgtgtgtgtgtgtgtgtgtgcggcgtGCGCGCAGGGGTGTAgccatcatttcagaagtgagggggacagaaatgttatatatatatatatatatatatatatataacattacaaTATAACATTTCTGTAACATAacctaccagtcaaaagtttttgaacagtaagattttttaatgtttcttaaataagtctcttctgttcaccaagcctgcatttatttgatccaaaatacagcgaaagcagtaatgttgtgaaatatttttactatgtaaaaaaactgctttctatttgaatatattttaaaatgtaactgattgctgtgatcaaagcaaaattttcagaatcattactccagtcttcagtgtcacgtgattctttgatgaatagaaggaTCCAAGGATcagcattttgaaataaaaagcttttgtaacattacacactatATCATTCAAAAGCTTAGAGTcagtataattattattattttattttcttttatttttttggaaaataaattatataaagatatccttttatttagcaaggatgctttaaattgataaaaagtgacgataaagacatttataatgttacaaaagatttatatttcagataaaggctgttcttctgaattttctattcaacataataataataaatgtttttttgagcagcaaatcataatattagaatgatttctgaaggatcgtctGACTGGAGTATTGATGctaaaaatttagctttgaaatcacaataaattacattttgaaatatattcaaatagaaaacagttattttaaatagtaaaaatatttcaaaatgttactgttttgttgtactttggatcaaataaatgcaggcttgctAAACAGAAGAGGCTTCTTCTTATCAAAACAGCAATCTTAccattcaaaaacttttgactggtagtgtataagcaactttaatttttatcttatttctaGCTTTTAATTGGCTTAGAAATCAGATACACTGCTGGGCAATaagcaaaaataatgatttgtttatatactaCAAACACTTTTTTATCACATAATAAGGCATAATACTTTccatactgtaataaatgctgTCAATTAGCACTGCATAGttcatatactttatttattacctgtagatgacttgaaaaacataaataaaccatatattttCACAATCGTATGTTTAATGTCTTCATTTTTCCAAACGTTTCTGTTTTCATACAGGGTTcaagtatgaatgaaacatacaCAGCATTGAGTGTTTAGCGCTCCGTGATGTTCATCTCATCTTATTCCGGGTCCAAATAAAACATCAGGTCACGCACAGACTATCCTgtctatttgaatttaaatctatattaaTTGACACCGGCTCTTGAAAACCTCTATGCGAACACACTTGCCCAAAATAGTGCGGGGGATGAATTTACGTGATATTAAAAGTGGGGCGGGACACATCTCCCGTGTGATCTATGcccatgtatgtgtgtgtgtgtgtgtgtgcgtgtgctcACGCAAGACAGAGATTGAGAAagtgaaaatacattttaagaggCTATgaacttaaaaatgaaaattaattaattaattaacaaaaacaaacaaacaaactattgCCACCTCACACAATTTATGCAGAGTTTTTACTTgcataagtaaaaaaaaaaaaacaattgtgcactacagtacaattgtaaatATTTACCTTCTTTGATGGTTCCCTggactttatttttttcccacacaGACTTCTCCTCCTCTGAATCCTCAAGCAGAGACTTATCACTGGGCACATACCAGGTGGCATGCTGCTCAGCCATGAGTGTGTCCAGATCAATAGTGCCCACAGAGCCCTTCCCGGCATCCGGGCTACAGCTAGCAAGCTCTCCATCTCCATCCTGACCACTGCAGTCACtactttttttgttattctttaCAGCTAAAGGCTGTTCTTCTGAAATGCTGAACTGCTGCCGTTGAAGCTGTATCTGAGCCTGCAATATTTCTAATGGGTGAATTTCATCATGGGCCGAGGTGCTAGAGGGTGTACGAACTTGCTCCATGCCCGGTGTACCCAGATGGCCCACTCCACCAAAGCCTTCCGATGGTGAGGTAGTGTGGTTGGAGAGGCCCATGCCTTGCCCTTTCTGCCCACCTATTAGTCCACTGTCTCTCTGCAACTTGGGTGAACCTAACAAAGGGCTGCGGCCAGCCTTCACAGAGGATGGAGCATCTGAGCTTGATGAAACCTCATCCTCATTGCTATAATGTGTGCACACGTCATCTGTAAAATCCATCTGAGATGAACAGACTTCAGATTTTGTTTCGCTCTGGATGCCACTATCAAGAGATGACATAAGGTTAGCCTGATCTCCCAGCAGCAGTTCACCCCCTTTTCCCCATGAGGGAGAGGTGTGGGGCTTCTCTTGAGGTGTGCCTGTACTTCTCTCCCCCACACTAGTTGCTGAGGTCACCTGCTGGCCAGGACTTACAACAGGGTTACTGTTGTCGGAGGGGAAAAATATCCCAGGGCTCACATGGCCACTGTCTCTTTTTctcctccctctccctctcccacTCCCTGTTGCTACCTTCCCCTCACTGCAAGGGGTAGTTTCCATATTGTAATTTGGGGAGAGGGTGCTGGCTTCCCCCTGCACCGTCTGATTTTGACCTGGTGGCTTAGTGTTGCTATTTCCAGCGGGAGGCATTTGCCCACTTTGGGGGGCAGTAATGCTTGAGAAATATTCAGTCCCAGCATTCCCAGTGCCATTAACCACACTGTTATTCATGTCCTGTTCTGTCTGACTCAGCTTTCGTTTCCCCTCTCCCTGAGTTTTTTTGTTGAATGTCACATTGAGGTTAGGGGCCGCCAGGCTGGCAATCATGTTCTGACAGGCAGTAGAGAGGGCTGCCAGGCAGCTCTGTCCAAAAACATTGTCCTTGCCACTCGTTTTGCTAAAATTCCCTAAGGAGAGTCCCCCAAGTTTGCTGACAGAGGAACGCTGGTTAGGGGGAAAGTCTGATTGGGATGTTAAACTCCCTGGTGAGGTGCTCACCCCTTGCGAGTTACTGAGAGAGGCTCCCTGTCGATTACAGCCTCCATAGGGAAAAGAGGATGGACCACCCATGGATGGTCCCGAAAAGTCATTAGGGCGCCTTTCTGATGGTGTGTTTGGCAGTCCAACACCCATACTGGGAGACTGCATCTGTGAAAGGTTCCCCATGCCACTGTTGAATTGTGAGTGGATGCTGGGTGAAAGTAAGGGCTGCACGTGGCCCTCCCCTGGTATCCTCATAGGCTCCTGCATGCCCATTCCATTCACACCAGCTCTGAACATCATGTCAGGGCCATTTTGCTGCATTTCATGAGCCCCCACTTCTCTACCTGCCCCTATGCGATGGCCCAGCACTTCCCCAGGTGGATGTGTCCCAGGAAACCACCCACTCTCCAAAGTCATATGTGCATTCCGTCCATCAAAGTTCACCATCCTCCTACCATTTTCCCTCTCGATATTTGACTGAGACATGCCTCCCACTGGGCCCCCATGCCCCAGGGGCCCTTGAGAAACATCACTGTGATGACCCAGCTGCTGCAGATTGGGTTGTGTCATCCTCTGCTGCTGACTTCGAGAGGCCATTTGCTTGATCATCATTGCTGCATTTTGTTGCTGCTGCATTGACTGCTGCTCAGGCCCTGTAAGTTGCATTGATGGGCCTGATGAAAAGCCATCCGTCACAGGGGGGGTGAACTCTCCAGACAGGCCAGGATAGGCTGCTGGAGAGAGATGATTCTCCATACCAGGCGGGTTATGCATACCACTGTTCCAACTGCTGCAACTCTCCCCGCCATGAGTAGCATTGGGGAAATCAAACCTGGGCCTCTTAGCCATATTTAAATAAGGAGAATCAAAGTGTTGCAGCCTCTGATTGGAAGGCTGCTGAGGAGGGGGTGGCTTCTGCTGCATATTGAACACGTGGTCGCCATAACTATGCATCCGTCTGTTCTCTGGTCTGTGAATAGGGTATTCAAACTGATTATGCTGGCCAGGCACCATGACGCCACCCTCCTGCATACTGGCATTAGCAGAACCCGTCTCTGATTGTGGGGGCTGTTGGAGAGATGGTGGGCAAGTGTTCTGTCGGCCAATCAAGCCTGGCTGCTGCTGCATGAGAGGATGCCTGGCACCAGGCTCTATCCCCACTGGTATTTTGCACCCACCCCCAAAACGTTCAAAGAACACACTGTGCTGGGCTGAGGGCTGCTGCTGTTGAGGGGGGGTATGGGGGTGTTCTTTAGAGATGCCCTGCATTCCAGGAGCTCGCGACAACCCTGTGTTTCCAGGAAAACTGGGCCCTGGCACCTGACGGACATGCCCAAATTGAGAAAGCTGAGAATCAGATTCAGAGGGGGAGTACACAGACACTTCAAAATGTTCAGATGAGGGCTCATTAGAATAGTTGTAGTCCAGTCCATCAACACCACCTGATGGGGGCATTCGTCTGGACTCCAGTTTGTGACTTTCTGATGAAGAGGATGAAGAAGACAGGCCATGGAATGAGGCAGCACGATTAGGTGACTGGTCCAAAGGGAGACATGGGGCAGGGACCGGGTGATTTCCACTGGGGGGTCTGTGGTGCTGAAAATCAGGGATGGAGTCTGTcctttgctgctgctgctgggaCTGCTGCTGAGAGAAGCCTTCTGCTGACTGCCCCTCAGAGAGTGGGTCAAAACCCTCTGGGAATCCTTGCTGGAGTCCCATACTGCTGTTATAACCCATCATTCTTCCGCTGTGCAAACAGGAGGAGCCAGGTTCAGGTCCAAAGTTTCCCCCAAAGTGTTGATGGTGTTGGTGTGAATGTGTTTGGTGGCTGTGAGATTGATTGTGAGGTTGATGAGGATTAAAAAATCCATGCATTGAGGCCTGTTGTTGTTGGAGATTCCCTGCATGTAATTCAGAATTTCCTTGCTGAAATCCACCATACTGTTCCCCTCCATTCATATTAATGTTCATCTCAACCACAGGAGGCTTGCTAAGTGGGTCCATACCACTCTCAACAGTCCCTTGTGGGCCTCCAGAATGAAAACCTGGGCTCTTGTAATGGGAGTTCATGCTCACTTTTGGCTGGTTaaagtttttttcagtgtgacCAAAATTTCTGTTAGTAATCTGTGGACCAAACTGTTCCAGCCCAAACATACTTCCCACAATCAATCCTGCATGACAGCCAGTTCGCCTGACTCCACTGCAGTGTCTAAagtcttcttctttttttttcctttggctAACTCAATTGATATCAACAAAGATATTGAAATACtgcaataaaaatttaattttatattgccATCAATAAAAAAGCTTGTAGTTGAAAACTACAgttgtaaataattaattacagagAAAGTAGTATTGTAGTATTGATATTGTAAATTAATGTGAAAGACTAAATGCTCTATACAAATGATAAATGTTATGGTCTAGTCCATAATCGATtccatattattttattcactgcttttaaaagtattacaaaaatgtaatacattattattattattacattttattagtagtagtagtagtagtagtagtaaaatTGCTGTACAGCACAGCAAAACACAACTGTTATAAAACAACTATCTTACCACAAAATTACCCTCACCTTGTGGTCAGACAACAGCTACAACACatatagaaaaaaagaacatatataaaacatgttcAGTCACATCATTCTCCACAGACTGTAATTCCAATGTGCTGTCAAATGTCCAGAGTGAGgtaaacatttgtttctgtttaaaAATCCCTTTTGAGCGCACATCATTACACTATCCAGTGTACCGTAAAAATAATATCCACATCCATATGAATCCAGAACAGCGTATTATTTGGTATCCACTTTCTTGTATAAATGGGTAAGATTTTTCAAACTGCACACGTTGAAAAGAAATAGTTCCCTTGGGCTGAGCTTAAGTGATCACGCCGACCAGAAGAAAGTCCTGTGTGTGAGGGGGCAAACCCGAATGCCCGTCTTTGTAAGCCAGTCTTTTGGAGTTCCAAGCGATAGGCAGCACATGCGTTATCCAAAGCCCGCCACCACCGAGCTGCTGGATAACACAGTCCCATCGGTCCTGTTCATTTTCCGTGAAATCGAACAGTTTGATTGCGATTTCAATTAGAGGCAACACTTACACATTCAGGGAGTCCTCTTCTAATAGCACCAGTTTTTAGATTTACTCCAGCAGGAAACAATTCAGCGACAGATCATTGTGATACTGAAAATAATGAGAAGCTCAGCACAGCGCGCATCGACCGCAAGGACCAGCAACAAGTTTTGCATTTCAGCAAGGTCTTCCACTGCAAACATCAACCAATGGCATACGTGCCGAGGGAGGGACGATCTCTTAAGGTAGTCCAGCATTTGTCTGTTTGCGCTCAGAGAAAGGGTTCTAGCGTGcttaacagagagagagaaaaaatgaaTACGCTattcgtatttatttattttttttggacctATAAATCCATTCACTGCAAAAACCCACTGTAAAAAGTGCCACAATGCAATTGATTTCACTGTATGTATTTAGAAGTAAAAAGTAAGATTGTGCATGTATGAGTGCAAGCATAATGTGTATGATTATGATTTGCGGAGAAAATGTAGGCTCATATTTAACAAGACAATACATGTTTATGTCAAAATGCttgaaataatgtaaataataatacattatatatatagattGCCTCCGttggtttttgttgttgttgtttgagaAAGGAGCATCCCATAATACCCCCTGAGAACAGTTTGTATTTAAACAATTAGGCCCTactattcattattattattttatatttattttattttattttttagttaatacaggctaaataatattattttagtgtcacGAGTCTTGCTCactttagttttgtttagtCTTTTAGCACATTTTACACAGGTTTTAAGCTCAAATATGTTGGCGCTGTTCATATATTAGCCTATTCAATCATAGCCTAGGCTCTATGATACAGTTAGGAACTAAAACATAGAGTCTCCAAAATGTAGGCTAATAAATGTAGCATCCTCAATCACGGCTTTTGTGCGTTTAATATCCTGATTTACGGCTGCTGTTAACTGAACAGCTCTATGAGTGTTTTGCGATGCTTTGGCACTTATTGTGGACTTTTCGATCATATCAAGGTGAAAACAGAACGTcctgcatgaaaaaaaaaaaaagttcatttgtAGTCACGGAGCCGCAGTCCCCAAGCAAATGTTTAACAAAAGGGCAAATGCGAAGCATAATTACCACCCGGAGTTTGCATTGTTAGTGCACTTCAAACAGCGAATTAACATTTCCATTCAGATTAATTGATCAATTATCATAATTTTGTTTGCATTCTAAATTAATCCGATTTAGTTCACTGGCAGCAATTCTGCGTAGCTATAGGCTTTGTATGAAACTGTATCAAACCTCTTATACCAACATGTATATGAGCAAAGTTTAACCCTGTCCAAAACATCAATACCCACAGTAATAATGAAGTGTGATAATTATTCCCTTTGTGACGCCTGTACATAAAATTGCTTAACCAAAAGTAGGCTACTTAAGAATCGCATTCAaccaaataatttaattaaggaagagaagaggaaaatgagagaaATAACCCGTTCGTGGGTGCATTTAAGAGTTACATCAAGTTCGCATTTAACTTAACGATTATCCTACCGTGCCCGACTCTTAGAATCAGATTGTCTATTTAGAATAGCCTATATTAAGCTACACTGTCTGTGTCTCTCGTTTAAATTACGAAATACTCCAACAAATCAATCGGAGAtcgtgatttaaaaaaaataaaaaaaataaccgtAGACTACAAActtattctttttttccctttattcATGTCCCTAGACGTGAATTAAAACACAGCTGCTTTATATAgcctactaataataattacttaAGGAAAAAAATTGTCGAGATGAGTAGACAATCATACCCATGTTATGTACCATAAGCATTTGTTAACTGGACCTGTGTGTTTAACTCTAAATTAATCTTGCAAGAAAAACTTACACAATGTAGCCTAAATAAATGAGGGTTAAATCACAATAGTAACGACTGAAAACATCTTCTTACCTtctataacaacaacaacaaaaatagtaataataataataataactatgatgatgatgatgatgatgacgacgGTAAACACATTTTCAGAGCACCTTACATATTACTACAgccattagttttttttttttttttttttttctccaaatcaCCTGTAAATGTAACCCCTACATTAATATTGCAttagaaatacacacacaaataaatgagGGCTAAATGACAATAGTTACAATTTAAAGCATTCTATCCCTTCTAAAATAGGCTAACACAAACATGAAATATCTGTGTGATACTTGGATACTTGGGTTGAACAGACTGACttatatatagtaaaaataaaataaaaattaaaaaaaacaagatgcGGAAAGCCATTTCCCTGTAAAGGACTTTCGCTGTGGAAATTCGGTGAAAAAGACACAGTGCCATCTAGCGATTAATAAACAACCTGCAAGTATGCAAAACAGTACAAGTATAtgaaataattgaaatataatataataataataataatatatatatatatatatatatatatatatatatatatatatatatatgaactcTACTTTGTAAACCAGCATGCATGATCCTTCCAACCTCCAAATGCACCATTATTCTGGAGAGCTTGGCATCTCTGAATACTAGAGGTtaatccttccatccatccattcatcctttCTCCAAACCGCTTATCTTCTATAGGAGCATGGTGGTTAGGGCAATGATGATGAAATAAAACACCCCGGAACTACTAAAATACTGTTACTGATTAATGTAATggattgtttatatttttacaaaaacagaTAGCTGAAACATTTAATATAGGTCTGTGCATTGAGCATTATTACCTCTCGGAAACATTGAGTAAAATTGCACTTTGGGTTGTTATCAGTAATCATAATTTATTCTTGCAACCTTCTGTTGTTAAATCTGGTGTTTTAATGCACTCTGTGAATAGAGTGCATTGATGATGAAACAAAAAGATTCAAAGGAAAAATActgtttatgtaatatttaagcTTGGTCAATACAGTGAGAATGTCAGCAAATGAATCATAAATAGTTCATTGATATTTGGGTGATTAGAAACACAGAGCAGGTTATGTACCAGAAagagataagaaaaaaaaaaaaaaatcatggtaaacattaaataatcacCCTAAGTCTGCACACAGTGTCTGGAAGGGTACTTGGAATTGAGATTATTGTTTTGACCAAAAATTTAATCAGTGGAAAATGACAAGGCAGTCAAAGACAATGTTACAAGCTGTTGAcagaattaaaaatttaaaaaaattaaattaaatacataaataaataaaagaagaagaagaaggcaGCAGTGGTGGGCAGGAGGGGGAGGGGTGTGGAAAAAGACTTGAAGAGA
This genomic window contains:
- the mn1b gene encoding transcriptional activator MN1, with the translated sequence MFGLEQFGPQITNRNFGHTEKNFNQPKVSMNSHYKSPGFHSGGPQGTVESGMDPLSKPPVVEMNINMNGGEQYGGFQQGNSELHAGNLQQQQASMHGFFNPHQPHNQSHSHQTHSHQHHQHFGGNFGPEPGSSCLHSGRMMGYNSSMGLQQGFPEGFDPLSEGQSAEGFSQQQSQQQQQRTDSIPDFQHHRPPSGNHPVPAPCLPLDQSPNRAASFHGLSSSSSSSESHKLESRRMPPSGGVDGLDYNYSNEPSSEHFEVSVYSPSESDSQLSQFGHVRQVPGPSFPGNTGLSRAPGMQGISKEHPHTPPQQQQPSAQHSVFFERFGGGCKIPVGIEPGARHPLMQQQPGLIGRQNTCPPSLQQPPQSETGSANASMQEGGVMVPGQHNQFEYPIHRPENRRMHSYGDHVFNMQQKPPPPQQPSNQRLQHFDSPYLNMAKRPRFDFPNATHGGESCSSWNSGMHNPPGMENHLSPAAYPGLSGEFTPPVTDGFSSGPSMQLTGPEQQSMQQQQNAAMMIKQMASRSQQQRMTQPNLQQLGHHSDVSQGPLGHGGPVGGMSQSNIERENGRRMVNFDGRNAHMTLESGWFPGTHPPGEVLGHRIGAGREVGAHEMQQNGPDMMFRAGVNGMGMQEPMRIPGEGHVQPLLSPSIHSQFNSGMGNLSQMQSPSMGVGLPNTPSERRPNDFSGPSMGGPSSFPYGGCNRQGASLSNSQGVSTSPGSLTSQSDFPPNQRSSVSKLGGLSLGNFSKTSGKDNVFGQSCLAALSTACQNMIASLAAPNLNVTFNKKTQGEGKRKLSQTEQDMNNSVVNGTGNAGTEYFSSITAPQSGQMPPAGNSNTKPPGQNQTVQGEASTLSPNYNMETTPCSEGKVATGSGRGRGRRKRDSGHVSPGIFFPSDNSNPVVSPGQQVTSATSVGERSTGTPQEKPHTSPSWGKGGELLLGDQANLMSSLDSGIQSETKSEVCSSQMDFTDDVCTHYSNEDEVSSSSDAPSSVKAGRSPLLGSPKLQRDSGLIGGQKGQGMGLSNHTTSPSEGFGGVGHLGTPGMEQVRTPSSTSAHDEIHPLEILQAQIQLQRQQFSISEEQPLAVKNNKKSSDCSGQDGDGELASCSPDAGKGSVGTIDLDTLMAEQHATWYVPSDKSLLEDSEEEKSVWEKNKVQGTIKEEVDLSQSKTTGGSGSSGTTGGMGSHLQCLSVHCTDELGESKGHGGPVPSWRSLHSDISNRFGTFVAALT